Part of the Paludisphaera borealis genome, GATTTACGGGCGGATCTCCGACAGGATCAAATTCGCGATCGCCGGCGACGTCTTGCGTCCGGGGGAGATGGCGCCGTCGGTCCGCGAATTGTCAAAGCAGTTGGTGGTGAACCCGAACACGGTGGCCCGGTCGTACCGGGACTTGCAGGCCGAGGGGCTGCTGGAGCCGGTGCGGGGGACGGGTTTGCAGGTGGCGGAAGGGGCGCCCGAGAAGTGTCGGTCGGCCCGGAGCGTCTACGTCCGGACCCGGCTTCGCGGGGCGATCGACGAGGCGCGGGGGACGGGGCTCGACCCCGCCGAGATCGAGACGATTTTGCATGAGGAATGGGCCAAGGCACGTGACGCGGCCAGTCAGCCGAACGGGAGGGGGGCGTGATGACGACGACCGACGCGAACGCGACGATCTCCATTGAGAAAGTGAGCAAGCATTATCGCGATCAGACGGCCCTCGACGGGCTCTCGCTGACGGTTCCCGAAGGTTCGGTCTTCGGCCTCCTGGGCGAGAACGGCGCGGGGAAGACGACGACCTTGCAGATCCTGTTGGGCCTGATCGCGGCCGACGGCGGCTACGCTCGCGTGCTCGGTCTCGACCCGGCCAAGGACGGGCTCGAAATCCGCCGCCGGGTCGGATACGTGCCCGAGCTGCCGGCGCTCTACGACTGGATGACGGTTTCCGAGATGGGCTGGTTCGCCGCCGGATTCCACCCCGAGGCGGTCACCGGAACCGCGCCGTACCAGACTCGCTACGCCGACCTGGCGCAGGGGTTCGGTCTGCCCCCCAAGCGGAAGATCAAGGCGCTCTCGAAGGGGATGCGGGCGAAGGTGTCGCTGTCGTTGGCGCTCGCCGCCAATCCGAAGCTCTTGATCCTCGACGAGCCGACGTCGGGCCTCGACACGATGGTCCGCCGCGAGTTCCTCGAAAGCATGGTCGACCTGGCCGCCGACGGCCGGACGGTCTTGCTTTCCAGCCACCAGATCGCCGAGGTCGAGCGCGTCGCCAGCCACGTGGCGCTCTTGCACCAGGGGAAGCTGATCCTGGCCGAGCCGCTCGACGAGCTGCGGGCGCATACGTTTCTGCTGGCGGTCAACTTCCAGACCCGCGACCACGACCCGGCGCCGCCGGCGAGCCTGCCGCTGGAGCTGATCGACGCGGCCGACGCCCCGCGCCAGGCGCACTGGCTGGTGCGCGCCCGCGACCGCGCGGCCTGCGACACGGTCCGCCACCTGCCGGGGGTCGAGTCGTTGCAGATCGAGTCGCCCGGCCTCGAAGAAATCTACATCGGCTACATGCGCGGCCGACGCCCCGCGCCGGCGCCGCCCACCAGTGCGATCCACGTCGCCTGACTCGTCCCCTTGATCCGAAAGGAGGATCACATGATCGCGCGATTGTGGTGGAAGGAAGCCCGGCAGGTCTGGCCGGTGTGGGCGCTCCTCGCCGCGGCGGGGCTGGGGTTGCAGGCGCTCGTCGGGTGGTACTGGGGCGATGCGGCGGGGCCGGGCGGGTACGTCCATATCGCGCTCGTCCTCACGATGATGTACCTCTTCTTGATTGCCGCGGCGGTCTTCGCGGGCGAGCGGGAGAACCGGACGCTGGGGCTGCTCGACGCAATCCCGGCCGAGCGCTGGCGGGTCTGGACGGCCAAGGCGTCGTTCGCTCTCGCGACTACGGCGGCGCTGGGGCTCTTGCTCTGGCTTGGGGCTCGCATCTTTGGTGTGTCATCCTCGGAGTGGTTGACGGGAGGCGGCGTGACGCTCGTCTGGGGCCTGGCCGCCCTGGGATGGGGGCTGCTCTGGTCGGCGCTGCTGGGCAACGCGCTGTTCGCCGCGGTGCTGGCGATGACCAGCCTGAGCGTCAGCCTCCTGGGACTGGTGAACCTGAACCTCGGGCCGACCACGCTCGAATCCACGCCG contains:
- a CDS encoding GntR family transcriptional regulator, encoding MILIDLSESDGRPIYGRISDRIKFAIAGDVLRPGEMAPSVRELSKQLVVNPNTVARSYRDLQAEGLLEPVRGTGLQVAEGAPEKCRSARSVYVRTRLRGAIDEARGTGLDPAEIETILHEEWAKARDAASQPNGRGA
- a CDS encoding ABC transporter ATP-binding protein — protein: MTTTDANATISIEKVSKHYRDQTALDGLSLTVPEGSVFGLLGENGAGKTTTLQILLGLIAADGGYARVLGLDPAKDGLEIRRRVGYVPELPALYDWMTVSEMGWFAAGFHPEAVTGTAPYQTRYADLAQGFGLPPKRKIKALSKGMRAKVSLSLALAANPKLLILDEPTSGLDTMVRREFLESMVDLAADGRTVLLSSHQIAEVERVASHVALLHQGKLILAEPLDELRAHTFLLAVNFQTRDHDPAPPASLPLELIDAADAPRQAHWLVRARDRAACDTVRHLPGVESLQIESPGLEEIYIGYMRGRRPAPAPPTSAIHVA